A region from the Candidatus Zixiibacteriota bacterium genome encodes:
- the atpG gene encoding ATP synthase F1 subunit gamma — MPTLRDVKKRIRSVRSTRRITGAMEMVAAAKLRRAQQKVEQTRPYADKLEEMLAHLAAGSSNEIVHPYFEERPVRKRTLVLFTGDRGFCGSYNANIIRDTLAWLRDHTAVATELVVIGKKGYDYFRRRPQAVVGAHPGFNTTLDYGKARDIVGFLTHRFVSGETDRIDLLYTRFLSLSKYRITLQSYLPIRPPAVGAAAPGGADYIFEPDAEHIYAALMPSYATTMFVTALVESFASELGSRMIAMNAATKNAGEMIDRLTLDYNKARQAQITKELLEVVSGAEALKG, encoded by the coding sequence ATGCCCACACTGCGCGACGTCAAGAAGAGAATCCGCTCCGTCCGCTCGACCCGGCGCATCACGGGGGCGATGGAGATGGTGGCCGCGGCGAAGCTCCGGCGGGCCCAGCAGAAGGTCGAACAGACCCGGCCGTACGCCGACAAGTTGGAAGAGATGCTGGCCCACCTGGCGGCGGGATCGAGTAACGAGATTGTCCACCCGTATTTCGAGGAGCGCCCGGTCAGGAAGAGGACGCTCGTGCTTTTCACGGGCGACCGCGGCTTCTGCGGCTCCTACAACGCCAACATCATCCGCGACACGCTCGCCTGGCTCCGCGACCACACGGCGGTCGCGACCGAACTGGTCGTCATCGGCAAGAAGGGGTACGACTATTTCCGCCGCCGCCCGCAGGCGGTGGTCGGGGCGCACCCCGGTTTCAACACGACGCTCGATTACGGCAAGGCGCGCGACATTGTCGGCTTCCTCACCCACCGCTTTGTGAGCGGCGAGACCGACCGCATTGACCTGCTCTACACCCGGTTTCTCTCGCTCAGCAAGTACCGGATCACGCTGCAGAGCTATCTCCCCATCCGGCCGCCGGCGGTCGGGGCGGCGGCGCCGGGCGGCGCCGACTACATCTTCGAGCCGGATGCCGAGCACATCTACGCGGCGCTCATGCCGAGCTACGCGACGACGATGTTCGTCACCGCCCTCGTGGAGTCGTTCGCGAGCGAGCTGGGCAGCCGGATGATCGCCATGAACGCGGCGACGAAAAACGCCGGGGAGATGATCGACCGGCTCACCCTCGACTACAACAAGGCGCGGCAGGCCCAGATCACCAAAGAACTGCTCGAAGTGGTCTCGGGGGCGGAGGCGCTGAAAGGATGA
- the atpA gene encoding F0F1 ATP synthase subunit alpha, whose amino-acid sequence MGLNPEEVTSVIKKELEKYETRLEMESVGTVLQVGDGIARIWGLEDVQMSELIEFPGDIMGLVLNLEEDNVGAAIFGSDTHIHEGDTVRRTGRVASVPVGEALLGRVVNPLGQPLDGKGPIVTDKFRVIEGHAPGVVDRQPVKEPLQTGLKAIDSMIPIGRGQRELVIGDRQTGKTALVIDTIINQRHSDVYCIYVAIGQKASTVAQVVETLRRYGAMEYTTVVAATATDPAPLQYIAPYAGCAMGEEFMYNGKHALVVYDDLSKQAQSYRQLSLLLRRPPGREAYPGDIFYTHSRLLERAAKLNEKHGGGSLTALPIIETQAGDVSAYIPTNVISITDGQIFLEGELFFAGVRPAINVGISVSRVGGNAQTKMMKQVAGSLKLDLAQFRELEAFTQFGSDLDEATLRQLNRGRKMVELLKQGQYVPMSVEHQVMIIWVGTKGYLDDVPAEAVKTFEAEFLAFCEKEFPDIAHNLSKEKKISESTEKELQAAVAKFKAQFAASAPGAAPAAAGPGPHKQV is encoded by the coding sequence GGGTCTCAACCCTGAAGAAGTTACATCGGTCATCAAGAAAGAGCTGGAGAAGTACGAAACCAGGCTCGAAATGGAATCCGTCGGAACCGTACTCCAGGTGGGCGACGGGATCGCGCGCATCTGGGGGCTCGAGGATGTCCAGATGTCCGAGCTGATCGAGTTTCCCGGCGACATCATGGGCCTCGTGCTCAATCTCGAAGAAGACAATGTCGGCGCCGCCATCTTCGGCTCCGATACGCACATTCACGAGGGGGACACGGTGCGGCGGACCGGCCGCGTCGCCAGCGTCCCGGTCGGCGAGGCCCTGCTGGGGCGGGTGGTGAACCCGCTCGGCCAGCCGCTCGACGGCAAGGGGCCGATTGTCACCGACAAGTTCCGCGTGATCGAGGGCCACGCGCCGGGCGTGGTCGACCGCCAGCCGGTGAAAGAACCGCTCCAGACGGGGTTGAAGGCGATCGACTCGATGATCCCGATCGGGCGCGGCCAGCGCGAGCTCGTGATCGGCGACCGCCAGACCGGCAAGACGGCGCTCGTGATCGACACGATCATCAACCAGCGCCATTCCGACGTCTACTGCATCTACGTCGCGATCGGCCAGAAGGCCTCGACGGTGGCGCAGGTGGTGGAGACGCTGCGCAGGTACGGGGCGATGGAGTACACGACGGTCGTGGCGGCGACCGCCACCGACCCGGCCCCGCTGCAGTACATCGCCCCCTACGCCGGCTGCGCCATGGGCGAGGAGTTCATGTACAACGGCAAGCACGCCCTGGTGGTGTACGACGACCTGTCCAAGCAGGCCCAGTCGTACCGCCAGCTGTCGCTCTTGCTGCGCCGCCCGCCGGGCCGCGAAGCCTACCCCGGCGACATCTTCTACACCCACTCGCGGCTGCTCGAGCGCGCCGCCAAGCTGAACGAAAAACACGGCGGCGGGTCGCTCACGGCCCTGCCCATTATCGAGACGCAGGCCGGCGACGTGTCGGCCTACATTCCGACCAACGTGATTTCGATCACCGACGGCCAGATTTTCCTCGAGGGCGAGCTGTTCTTTGCCGGCGTCCGCCCCGCCATCAACGTGGGCATCTCGGTGTCCCGCGTGGGCGGCAACGCCCAGACCAAGATGATGAAGCAGGTGGCCGGGTCGCTCAAGCTCGATCTCGCCCAGTTCCGCGAGCTCGAGGCCTTCACCCAGTTCGGGTCGGACCTCGACGAGGCGACGCTCCGCCAGCTCAACCGCGGGCGCAAAATGGTCGAGCTCCTCAAACAGGGGCAGTACGTGCCGATGTCGGTCGAGCACCAGGTGATGATCATCTGGGTGGGGACCAAGGGGTATCTCGACGACGTGCCGGCCGAGGCGGTCAAGACGTTCGAGGCCGAATTCCTCGCCTTCTGCGAGAAAGAATTCCCGGACATCGCCCACAACCTGAGCAAAGAGAAGAAGATTTCGGAGTCGACGGAGAAAGAGCTGCAGGCGGCGGTGGCGAAGTTCAAGGCGCAGTTTGCAGCCTCGGCGCCGGGCGCCGCCCCGGCGGCGGCCGGACCGGGACCGCACAAACAGGTGTAG